In Nonomuraea muscovyensis, one genomic interval encodes:
- the glpK gene encoding glycerol kinase GlpK: MTERYVMAFDAGTTSIRAILFDHAGDVVTEAAQEFPQIYPEPGWVEHNPLDIWHTQITVAKKALEQANTDAARLAAIGVTNQRETVVLWDRATGAPVMNAIVWQDRRTAGFCDELKERGLETYVRETTGLVVDAYFSGTKLKWMLDNVPGARERAERGELCFGTVDSWLIWNLTGGRAHVTDYTNASRTMMFDIHKRRWDDRLLAELDIPRAVLPEVRPSSEVYGHTCESIFIDARVPIGSAIGDQHAALFGQACFEPGMVKATYGTGASLVMHTGSEPVTSERGMLTTIAWGLEGEVEYALEGLIFTSAATVQWLRDELRIVYDAEDTEYAARRVPDTNGVYFVPAFVGLAAPYWDPYARGAIMGLTRGANRNHVIRAALESIAFQIKDVIGCMEEDSGIRTREIRVDGGAVRNNFLMQLQADLLDVPVVRPTVVESTSRGAAFLAGLATGFWRDREQLTAAYRVEREFVPDMPPERREAMYAGWKKAVRRVRDWERD, from the coding sequence GTCATGGCGTTCGATGCCGGAACCACCAGCATCCGCGCCATCCTGTTCGACCACGCCGGTGACGTCGTCACCGAGGCGGCGCAGGAGTTCCCGCAGATCTACCCGGAGCCCGGCTGGGTGGAGCACAACCCGCTCGACATCTGGCACACCCAGATCACCGTCGCGAAGAAGGCGCTGGAGCAGGCGAACACCGACGCCGCGCGGCTGGCCGCCATCGGCGTCACCAACCAGCGCGAGACGGTCGTGCTGTGGGACCGCGCGACGGGGGCGCCCGTCATGAACGCCATCGTCTGGCAGGACCGGCGCACGGCCGGCTTCTGCGACGAGCTCAAGGAACGCGGCCTGGAGACGTACGTGCGTGAGACCACCGGGCTGGTGGTGGACGCCTACTTCTCCGGCACCAAGCTGAAGTGGATGCTGGACAACGTCCCCGGCGCGCGGGAGCGGGCCGAGCGCGGCGAGCTGTGCTTCGGCACCGTGGACAGCTGGCTGATCTGGAACCTCACGGGCGGCCGGGCGCACGTCACCGACTACACCAACGCCTCGCGGACCATGATGTTCGACATCCACAAGCGGCGGTGGGACGACCGGCTGCTCGCCGAGCTGGACATCCCGCGCGCGGTCCTGCCGGAGGTGCGGCCGAGCAGCGAGGTGTACGGCCACACCTGCGAGTCGATCTTCATCGACGCCCGGGTGCCCATCGGGTCGGCCATCGGCGACCAGCACGCGGCGCTGTTCGGGCAGGCGTGCTTCGAGCCCGGCATGGTGAAGGCCACCTACGGCACCGGCGCGAGCCTGGTCATGCACACCGGCTCCGAGCCGGTCACCTCCGAGCGGGGCATGCTGACGACGATCGCCTGGGGGCTGGAGGGCGAGGTCGAGTACGCGCTGGAGGGGCTGATCTTCACCTCGGCGGCGACGGTCCAGTGGCTGCGCGACGAACTGCGCATCGTCTACGACGCCGAGGACACCGAGTACGCCGCCCGGCGGGTGCCCGACACCAACGGCGTGTACTTCGTGCCCGCGTTCGTGGGGCTGGCGGCGCCGTACTGGGATCCGTACGCCCGCGGCGCGATCATGGGCCTGACCCGCGGCGCGAACCGCAACCACGTCATCCGGGCGGCGCTGGAGTCGATCGCGTTCCAGATCAAGGACGTCATCGGCTGCATGGAGGAGGACTCGGGCATCCGGACCCGGGAGATCAGGGTCGACGGCGGCGCGGTGCGCAACAACTTCCTCATGCAGCTGCAGGCCGACCTGCTGGACGTGCCGGTGGTGCGGCCCACGGTGGTGGAGTCCACCTCGCGCGGGGCCGCGTTCCTGGCCGGTCTGGCCACCGGCTTCTGGCGGGACCGCGAGC